aaaaatagtcagatttacaattggccattcaaaaatagccacagtttttaatcgaaatttagccacgtttcatgtaaagataaatctgagcgaaaacaccgttcaaaacccgaaaaataggcccgtatattatactggagttcctgcataagtatgcttgaactccagcatattatacgggagttccaggataactatgctggaactccaacataatatacgagagttccagcaagtataaatgtccagtataatatactggagtttggagcactggtgctccagtctcccgtatattatacaggagtcagcaaagtatatcggtccagcataatatgctggagttcgtacACAGATGCACTGAACTCTCGTATATTATACGGGACCGGTCTctgttacagcaaaatagtggctatttttcattgactttgtAAACGGTGGCTATTTTTAATTGACCagttcgaaaactggctataccgtgatATTTTGACTAGATCAttctacattaaacaaatatgcAGATTAGTACAAGGCATCCAAATTAGAAATGATTACCGACTACTACTAGGAATATCAATATTGACTTCCTCTTATCTGCAGGAAGGTGCTATTACAGAAACCAGCCACAGGCCACAGCCATATAATTCCAAATGCGGAGTTGGGGTTAGCTGGGCCCATCTTTGCAAAACTTGAATCAGCTTTTGTACTATTAGTTGCCCTAGTTGGTGTTTTTGACTTAATTTTCCCTTATATATAATGTAGTGCTCGTATTTTTTGTGCACACCGTAATTAATCCACATAATACCAGTTAATATATTTCACTAATTCAGATATCGAGTAGTTTTGTCTATTACAATTTATCTATGGCTATATTAAACATCGAGTAACTCTGCCCACTAATTCGATACGATCGGCAAGTGTCAAATGGAAATGCTGGTATCTTGACTTTATATCCCTTTTGACTAAACAGTTATATGAGTGGGGCCCTCTTCCATATAAGACAGAGGATTTTGTTGGGGTTTTATATATTTAAgtgtattaaatacttaaaagatggtgaatgggaaataaaggaaaatgaaatttttgagtgaaattttaagtttttcCCCTTGGCAAAGGGATATTGTCCCATATTGAAAGAGGAAGAGATTTTTTAtaggtatataagcaattgctcttcttctagctcttaaagagtttagaagaaggcaagccttgcactgtcgtcgtcgctcggcttcggcttcggtcaaatgattgattgattaattttttgaaccaaatttatttgttaatagtaaaatattaacagaaatgttattaaatatttattttaataacagaatattaatatcaaaagaaatattaatattaaatcctccaatccgttttcagttgtgtaactgaaaattaaactaccctcttcaattttccctctttattgttgagtaaatagacatttatgttatgacatttatgttatggccgttttgcataaacagtcattctgaagagttgcacctcttcagatttcagctcaactttggctataaatacaagtttattctgctcagaattttcatacgattttctgagtttctcctccttcttatgcatacttttaacatcaaacaaagcaacagtaagtgtgatttgctaccgaactctgtgttcgctgaaacactggagTTTGAAGTatcactacaccagtgtgtaattcgttctatcctgggaggaaataatccataaccttgggtattaggaggggattaaattccttaagatcTACAGTGGAGGATGCTTTGTATAATGTCTACAGTAGCGTGGAAACGTCAAAAGAACTATGgactgcgcttgaaaagaaatacaaaaccgaagATGTCGGGTTGAAGAAGTTCGTTGCTGCAatgtttttggactacaaaatggtagatagcaagtctgttattacccaagtccaggaattgcaagtgatcaCGATCTCCTTGTTGaaggtataaatcaaattaatactgatgttgaaagtagtaatcttagtatttttactaacagaaATTTTATTGAAgttcttgtcatcaatgaagctttccaagtagcagcgatgattgagaaAACCTTCGTGGAAAGatttcaaaaactacttgaaacacaaatgcaaggagatgtcccttgaagatctcattattcagctgagaatcgaagaggacaacaaagctgctgaaaaaagaggccgtggaaactcaacaataatgtgagcaaatattgttgaagagaacaaaaagaggaagaaggcttccggaccgaaatacaacccaagcaagaagcggttcagtgtaAATTACTACAACTATGAAAAagccggacacaaatctacggagtgtcgtgctccgaagaaagacaagaagaagggtcaagcaaacatggttgaaaagcatgatgatgttgatgacttatgTGTCATACTTTCCGAATGCAACTTGGTAGGCAATCCtaaagagtggtggattgattctggagccactcacTATGTTTGTGCTATTAGAGAAGCTTTTGCTACTTATGCTcctgttggacccgatgagacgaTTTCTATGGGAAATGTTGGAaaggccaagattgaaggatgtgggaagatatttctcaaaatgacttccggcaaagtggtgactttgaacaacgtccttcatgttcccgagattaggaaaaAATTAGTCTCTGCTGGATTTCTTGTTAAAAATGGTTTTAAATGTGTTTTTGTTtccgataaggttgtaataaATAAGAACGAAATATTTGTAGGAAAAGATTAcctcactgagggccttttcaagctgaatgtaatagttgttgaaactaataataaaacttcagcttcttcttacttacttgagtcaaatgatttatggcatgtacgtttgggtcatgtcaattataaaaccttgcgaaaaatgattaacttggaagtattgcctaagtttgaatgcgaaaaatcaaaatgtcaaatatgtgtggaatctaagtatgttaaacatccttataagtcggttgaaaggaattcaaatcctttagacttaattcacacagatatttgtgacatgaagtcaataccatctcgcggtggaaagaagtatttcataacttttattgacgatagtactcgatattgctatgtttacttacttaatagtaaagatgaagcaatagacgcattcaagcaatacaaaaatgaagttgaaacgcaacttaacaagaaaatcaaaatgataagaagtgataggggtggtgaatatgaatctcattttgaacaaatatgtttagaatatggaattattcatcaaacaatggCCCTTTACACACCCCAATCCAATGagattgcagaaagaaagaatcgttcattaaaggaggtgatgaacgcattattgataagttctggtttgccacagaacttgtggggggaagccgttcttacggctagccgaatactaaatcgagtaccccatagcaaaacacgatccattccatatgaaaaataaaaaggaaggaagcccaacttgaattattttaaagtgtgggggtgtttggcaaaagtgtaagttcctaaacccaaaagggtaaaaataggaccgaaaaccgtTGATTGTGTTTTTATAGGATATGCAaataatagtaaagcatatcgatttctggttcataaatcagaaaatctcaATATTCATAATAATAGAtgatgctgagttctttgaaaatatatatccgtataaaaaagaatgtgagtcgattggtgaaagatctaaatgacctcgggaagaaacaaaagaaagtacacttaaccaggaggatccaagacgtagtaaacgtcaaagaatgtctacttcatttggaccagattttgtgactttcttattggaaaaatgagcctcaaatatttaaagaagctatgtcttcttcggaatcattgttttggaaagaggcagtcaatagtgaaatagaatccatactgaacaaccatacatgggaattagTTGATCTTtctcctggaaataaaccgttgggttctaaatggatctttaagaggaaaatgaaagatgatgacacTATTGacaaatttaaggcaagacttatGGTAAAAAGGGTATAGACAAcaagaaggtcttgactatttcgatacatactctccagttacaagaattacgtccatacgaacgttagtagcgttagctgcagtttatgatcttgaaattcatcaaatggatatTAAGACAgctttcttaaatggagagttggaggaagaaatttacatggaacaacctgaagggtttatggttccaggtaaagaaaaaaaggtatgtagacttattaagtccctttacggattaaaacaagcacccaaacaatggcatgcaaaatttgaccaaacaatgttgtcaaacgggtttaagataaatgaatgtgataaatgtgtgtatattaaaaatgttccaaatcacatagtcattgtttgcttatatgtggatgatatgctcataatgagtaatgacattgccaacataaatgctactaagcgtatgctaactagcaagtttgatatgaaagacttgggagctgctgatttaattctggggattaagaaccataagactcctcaaggtctggtaTTGTCACAattcattatattaagacaatacttgaaaaattcaagcacttgggctttaaagttgcaaagactccaattgacgtaaatcttgcattagcaaagaacaaaggtcaaagcatatcacaattggattatgctcgtgtgttgggttgcttaatgtacatcatgaattgtatacgaccagatatagcttgtgctataagtaaattgagtcgatatacaagcaatccaggtcaatctcattggatgaccatgaaacgagttttgagGTATTTAGTACATACCTAggactttgctttgcactacagtaaatatcctgcggtcattgagggatactgtgatgcaaattggatcaccggatcaACTGATTTCAAGTCCacgagtggatatgtattcactactGGTGGAGGAGTGGTATCTtagaagtcgtccaaacaaacttgtattgcccgctctacgatggaggctgaattcatagccttagataaagctggtgaagaagctgaatggctccagaatttcttggaagatattccatattggcccaaaccgttggcgccaatatgcatacattgcgatagtcaagcggcaattggaagggctgagagcttatgtataacggtaaatctcgtcatatacgacgaagacataaaactaTTAGGCAATTattctctagaggaattatcgcaattgattatgtaaagtcaagtgatagtgtgtcagatccacttacaaaaggcctaactagagaggcaGTTGAGAAGTCATCAAGTGGAATGAGACTTTGGCCAAGAACAAGTCATAGCGGCGGTAACTCTACTTAGAAGACTgaagatcccaagatctaggttcaaggagatcaaacaaagtcattaatgacggttcaacattgtcaactaaacttttggtccattctcgtgatgagacaatgttcagtactaAGGATAAAACATTAAGACTTTTTAAtggtttctaaatttgatacggggtatatcaaatagtgtatctatgggatgacacgtttaggaatcacctatgtaagtgtgaagtgttagccgcttcaatgAGAATCTTGCAAGGCCAGttctctatgcacttatgaaactaggcggtgttcatggctaaaatgaacacaacaatgagaaccaaagacggttaaagattggttgtgtgacttgtggttgtctaggtatacaccaaagttcgacggttcaaagatatcaaatctaccgattgatcgagtatatccgacataagttcactaaggaaagttcaaagggaaacctacttatctagatgcaattaatccttgcttgcgaatCACATAGTTTTTCATGCATGTTTCCGTGATATAGTCATTCCCTATTCATGTGAGGGATTGTTGGGGTTTTATGTATTTAagtatattaaatacttaaaagagggtgaataggAAATGGGGGGAAAtaaaatttttgagtgaaattttaagtttcccctcTTGGCAAAGGgatattgtcccatattggaagaggaagaagttttttatgggtatataagcaattgcttttcttctagctcttaaagagttgagaagaaggcaagccttgcGCCGTCGTCGCCGcttggcttcggcttcggcttcggatttggtcaaatgattgattgattaattttttggaccaaatttatttgttaatagtaaaatattaacaaaaatattattaaatatttattttaataacagaatattaatattaaaataaatattaatatccTCCAATCCGttttcagttgtgtaactgaaaattaaactactctcttcaatttttcctctttattgttTAGTAAATAACcatttatgttatgacatttatgatgtagccgttttgcataaacaactATTTTGAAGAACTgtacctcttcagatttcagcccaactttggctataaatacaagtctattctgctcagaatttccatacgattttctgagtttctcctcctccctctgcatacttttaacatcaaataaagcaacagtaagtgtgatttgctatcgaactttgtgttcgctgaaacactggggtttgaagtaccactaaaccagtgtgtaattcgttctatcctgagaggaaataatccataaccttgggtactaggaggggattaaattccttaaggaaacactgtgaattcagtgactcgaattaatttttgtttctttaCATTTTCTGTTTATATATTATTTTGCTTTGTTTTTCCAGAATTAGTTTACAAATACAGATCGATAACACATTTATCTAAAATCTCTAAAATTTTAACTATCCTGGCTATTTCCCAGAACCTACTCAATTGCAAGAACTCAAAAATTCTAATAAATCTTGGCTGCCTGCCAGATATGAATAAAGATTCATTGTATTAGAAtaatattagtaaaaaataacCATGAACAATTGAATATGGTGGATGATTGATTCTATAATCTACTCCAACTCAACAATTCTTTGTTCTCTCCCTTCACCTCCATCACCAAAACCATGTACTATTATTATTCACCAAAAtcctaattattttttttctcttaaacAACTGTGTCACCTTCACCATGTTTCCCCTTCTTCATCTCTTCCTCTTTCTCCACTTATCATTCCCTAGTTATGTATCATCTCAACAACCTAGTACAAACTCCTCCCCTGCTTCAACCCCATGTCCTCTCGATTTTAACGCACTTCGTAATTTGATAAACCAAAGTTCAAAACGGCCAAATCTGAACTCCACCACACAGTGTCAATACATTCGTCAGGGTTTACGTCTTGTCCAATCTGAATATCTCCGCCGTAAAAACTCTTTCTTTCCGCCACTCACATCCGCCGAATCTTGCTGGAATAGTTACCAGTCTTTGGTCAACGACTATGTACCCAACTTCGATATCCGCAAATCTTGTGGGTTTCAAACTTCTTGGATTTCTCAGGGTTGTATGAATATAACAACCCGTTTCGAGTTCGAGTCTAATGTCTCTTCTTCTGCACTTTCCAACATGGTTTCTTCGTGTAATCAGTCTTTAGAGAACAACTCCCCTTGTGCCACGTGTACCACCAGCTTCTCTGGCCTTGCTTCTTACCTCAATGGACCTTCTGTTGGGAATGTTTCGGATTGTACGGCTTACCCTTCTATTTATGCTGCAGCTTTTGCTAATCAGTTTGGGCCCACTGATGAAGGTACTATAAAGTGCTTGTTTGCTATTGATGTTACTGCTACTGCTAGTTCAGGAAAAGGTAAGAAAAATGTGACTATTATTGTTGTGGTTCTAGTTTGTGGATTGGTATTAGTGTTTGTTGGGTTTGTTTATTGGATTCTGTGGCGGCGGAGGAAACATAGATTGGCTCATAAGTGGAACAATAGGAGGATTGAGAGTAATTTGAGTTCTCGTTTGGATTCAATTAGTGGTAGTACTACTTTGATTAGGTTTACTATAGATGAAATTAAGTTGGCGACCAAGAATTTTGCTAGGGCGAATATAGTTGGGACAGGAGGGTATGGGAATGTGTATAAGGGTGTTTTGCCTGGTGGAATTGAAGTAGCTTTGAAGAGGTTCAAGAATTGTTCAGTTGCTGGGGATGCAAGTTTCACACATGAAGTTGAGGTTATTGCTAGTGTTAGGCATGTTAATTTGGTAGCTTTGAGAGGATATTGCACGGCTACAACTCCTTATGAGGGTCACCAGAGGATTATTGTTTGTGATCTGATGAAGAATGGGAGTCTTCATGATCATTTATTCGGGACGCGATATGAGAAATTGAGTTGGGGTATTAGGCAGAAAGTTGCACTTGGCACTGCTAGAGGTTTGGCTTACTTGCATTATGGAGCACAACCGGGTATTATTCATAGGGATATTAAGGCGAGTAATATACTTTTGGATGAGAGTTTTGAGCCTAAGGTGGCAGATTTTGGATTAGCAAAGTTCACTCCTGAAGGAATGACACATTTGAGCACTCGTGTAGCAGGGACGATGGGATATGTAGCACCCGAGTATGCTTTGTATGGCCAGTTGACAGAGAGGAGTGATGTTTATAGCTTTGGAGTTGTGCTTCTTGAGCTTTTGAGTGGCAAGAAAGCAATAATAGAGTTCAACGATGGGCAGCCGACGCTTGTGACTGATTGGGCATGGTCATTGGTTAGGGAAGGTAGAGCATTAGATGTTCTTGAAGACAATATTCCAGATTTAGGCCCTCCAGAAGTTGTGGAGAAGTATGTATTAGTAGCTGTTCTTTGTTCCCACCCACAATTGTACGCAAGGCCAACAATGGACCAGGTTGTGAACATGTTGGACGCGGACATACCTGTTCCAACCATACCTGAGAGACCGATTTCTCTCATTGCGGATCTTGATGACATTGAAAGGTCTGTTAGCAGTAGTTTTTCTGGTAATCTGTCCACTGCTGCAGGCTATCACCCGTACATAATTGAGCGCGAGGCACCCCTAGCAGATAGTGATTCTGTCAAGGACAGATCATTGGATTAAAGATTGTGATAGAGATAGATGCAAAGTATCATTTTGAAATATCTGCTTCAACAGATTTACAACGAGTTGTGATGAATAGCTCATTCATTGGTTTATTTGTAGTGAATTTGTTTCCGACATAGGATCCAGAACTACTAACATAAATTGTACAGTGACTATGTATGTATATTCAACTTTTGATTCTTCTGTAATAGTTTGGAGGAATAAATTATGATGTTTTGAAGGCAACTGCTCTCCTCATGTCCTTTGCCATACCAAGATCAAATATAATAATGAATCCTATTTTAACAATGCATTTGACTACCTTGCAACTAACTGATCCTGCAATTACGTAAATAGGTCTCATTTTTTGCTTCCTAACAATAGAGTGACAGTAGGTGAGAAAGGCCATTTTGCGAATCTCCATGATATTGAAGCAGAGCTAGTAAAGGCATCAAAGAAGACAAAGTTCGATTAGAATCAAGTCCGCCCCGTATTAGGCTGAAGCTCGTGGGAAAGGCCACGACTCTGATTCTTCAGCAACCGCAATCAAGAACTGCATCACCTCTATGGTAGCATATGTCAAATGGTAAGTTGCATGATCATTATTCCACGCTCTTGTGACAAGTGATCTTAGCAAAGTGTTTTTGTTTGCCTCGCTGTATTAATGTTCATTTGTTCCTTATTTGGAATTGAATTTGCTTATCTGCTTGTCTATACCGGTGTAGAAGGTGCTTGGCGGCTAATGTAGTTTATTATTTAGTGGTAGGATTTTATCTTATTTGAATCGAATAGTGTTTAGATTTTTTTACAATATTTGTATAGCTTAACTGATTATAAcatgttagtactaaattttacACTCTAGTGTATAAAAGTTAAACCAGTACCAGTAAACCATCATTCTGGTGGTTGTAATGTGGCGAATCCTACAGGAGGTACTAGTTAAAGAGCATGATATAATAATTAAAATTACGGTATGTCTGTAGGCATGAATAGTGACCAATCCTAATAGCTTATGTTACTAAAAGAAGATCTCTACTGGATGGTAAATTTAGTTAGTGACAGTTGCTGAGATCAAACACTTTATGTTCATAACAAGGGAGATTCTCATTAAAACACAACTATTATCGAAATCCTTGTTGGAGGAGCTAATTATTCAACATCTAATTCAACATCTAGTATGGCAATTTTAGAtgaagaagaaaatgagttaagaaATTCAGATGagagaaatgatttagggttTAGTTCAAATGAGGATGACTTTGGTCGGAACAACCAAAGTCTTTTATTCCATCACAATTCAATTAATCTCAGCCGTCCAATTCAGAGCAAGTTATTTAATCACAAGCACACATCTGATATGGAGTCTTTTAATCAAGACCGTTGATTCAATACAACTGTAGACTTAGGATTCTATTTTGTGGATATGAGCATGTGACTGTACAGAAAGAATTATATCCTTATAGTTTTTGCATAGTAGTACAATTAGTTAGGCATAAGCAAATAGAAATAATACACCTGTACAGTAGCATAACAAATTTTATCCCTTTTATCTGTataaatagatgtacaacaattGAATGAAATACACATAAAATTTTCTACTACCTTCTTCATATTATcctttcatggtatcagagcattagaAGCTCGATTCATTATCTCCTTCTTTGCTCAACTCTTGAATCATGGCTGATTACACTGAAGCAACCATCGCCCAAATCACCACTGCTCCAGTATCCACCATCGATTCAAATCATGCTTACTTCCTTCATTCCTCAGATGCCCCAGGAGTGTCGCTTGTCAATTCTACCTTTAATGGCAGAGGATTTCAAGGATGGAGAAGGTCAGTGCTCATAGCCCTGTCAACCAAAAATAAAATAGGCTTCATTAATGGTTCTTGCCCCTGCTCCAGCTGCTGATTCAAGGGACTTTTAGCCCTAGAGTAGATGCAATGACATGGTCACATCTTGGCTACTCAACACACTATCCAAAGATATAGGAGATAATGTCATCTACTTAAAATCTACTAAAGATCTATGGACCAGATTGGAACATAGATTTGGTTAGTCGAAAGGAGCTAAGCTCTATCACCTAAGAAAGGAACTATTAGGACTAATCCAAGGGAAAAATGACATAGCAAGCTATTTCACAAAACTCAAGCGATTATGGGATGAGTTGGATTCACTAAATTGCGATGTGAAATGCAGTTGTTTATGTGTATGTGAAGGGAAACAAAGGCTAGAAAAGTCACTAGAAGATGAGAGACTCATTCAATTCCTTATGAGTTTGAATGACAGTTATGGACAAGCAAGAGTAAACATCCTCATGATGAATCCTCTACGAAACATAAACCATGCTTACTCCCTTGTGCTACAAGATGAAAGCCAGAGAGAGATCTTTGCCAAACTCTAATTTGTCCTGATTCTTCAGCCTTTATGGTCACAAATCAAAGTAATTTTGCATAAAGAGGAGGAAAACAGGCTCAAAAGGGAAGCACACAATATCCAAAACTTAGAAACAACATACAAAAGAGAACCAATAGCTCTGTTTAAAGGAATTCAgttttcaaagaaaagaagagcAAGTTTAATCCTAATGTTTCTTGCAGCCATTGTAAGAAGATTGGACACACTGTGAATGACTGCTACAGAATAATTAGTTTCCCAGAAGACTTTGAAGTCACAAAGGGGAATCAGATGCAAATCAGGGGAAATGGAGCATTTCAAGTGGATCAAACAGAACAAAACAATATCAATCAGAATGACATAATCAATCAGCATCTATCACAAGATCAATTTTCTCAGCTTATATAACTAATCAAACAAGTCAAAATTGGAGACACAGCAAGTTCAGGAGCAGAAATCAATGCCAACGCTGTTGCTGGTACTATTGCAAGATATTCAGGAACTTGTTTTTCAGTTTTTAACTCTAGTACATGGAATATTGATTCTGGTGCTTTTGAACACATTTATTTTGACTCAAATGCCTTTATTTCTCTAACAACTTTACCAGTTTCCTTGAATATAAACCTACCTAATTCATTCAAAGTCATAGCCACTCATATATGAAGGATTGCTATCCTACCTGATTACATCCTGAAAAATGTGTTACATGCCCCTAGCTTTAGATACAACTTGTTATCTGCTAACAGATTCTGTGTGCAATTTATGTCAATTCTCTTTCTCACTTCTACCTACTGTTTCCTGCAAGCCCCTTTAGTGA
This genomic stretch from Nicotiana sylvestris chromosome 9, ASM39365v2, whole genome shotgun sequence harbors:
- the LOC104230782 gene encoding probable LRR receptor-like serine/threonine-protein kinase RKF3; protein product: MFPLLHLFLFLHLSFPSYVSSQQPSTNSSPASTPCPLDFNALRNLINQSSKRPNLNSTTQCQYIRQGLRLVQSEYLRRKNSFFPPLTSAESCWNSYQSLVNDYVPNFDIRKSCGFQTSWISQGCMNITTRFEFESNVSSSALSNMVSSCNQSLENNSPCATCTTSFSGLASYLNGPSVGNVSDCTAYPSIYAAAFANQFGPTDEGTIKCLFAIDVTATASSGKGKKNVTIIVVVLVCGLVLVFVGFVYWILWRRRKHRLAHKWNNRRIESNLSSRLDSISGSTTLIRFTIDEIKLATKNFARANIVGTGGYGNVYKGVLPGGIEVALKRFKNCSVAGDASFTHEVEVIASVRHVNLVALRGYCTATTPYEGHQRIIVCDLMKNGSLHDHLFGTRYEKLSWGIRQKVALGTARGLAYLHYGAQPGIIHRDIKASNILLDESFEPKVADFGLAKFTPEGMTHLSTRVAGTMGYVAPEYALYGQLTERSDVYSFGVVLLELLSGKKAIIEFNDGQPTLVTDWAWSLVREGRALDVLEDNIPDLGPPEVVEKYVLVAVLCSHPQLYARPTMDQVVNMLDADIPVPTIPERPISLIADLDDIERSVSSSFSGNLSTAAGYHPYIIEREAPLADSDSVKDRSLD